DNA sequence from the Syngnathus acus chromosome 5, fSynAcu1.2, whole genome shotgun sequence genome:
CAATGTAAACTAGGTGGCAATGTTTATGTGCATGAGGTAGAGAATATTTGTCTTTGCTAaagagagtgtgtgtttgacttAGCCGCGCTGCtagtgtgtgcttgtgttaacacacacacgaggcCAATTTGGTCACTTTACGCTCGTGTCCTCTGACAACAGAGGCATGAAGGAATGCATTTTGTCTCATATGAGGTTTTGGCACCTTAGTTTGTTTGGCAAATTCTCTTTGTGGTGTTTGTTGTAAACAAACTCTgccttgcctttttttttttttctttagctaGCTGGGGTCTTGTAATGATAAAGAACAGGCCTTGAATACAATACCTGCAGAGACACAACATCTTATTTTTAGACAGTGGAATGAGCATTGCAGTTTTATGGGAAAGTTAATGCAGGAAACTAGAGGGAAAATAGCCTGagggcaatttttttttttttttcccctcgtgttttttcttcactgttaGCCAACAGAGAGATGGAGACGAGTCACGGATGAGGCTGTGCACAGGCCCGCGACACACAGTGACCCGCATGCGAGTGTATTGTGCTCACATATGACAAATATTAGCACCACATTCCACAGATGGATGTTTTCTCATGGTTTGAGATCTGCAACTGATATGACTCGACTGAGAATATAGATGCATAAGGGGAGATAGGGTAgattgtaatttgaatttgttctattttgcaaaacaatagtTCATAACAGTCATTTTACATGACTGCAGGTGAGACTTCAGTTTGGAAAGCATCAgtgatttttgctttttcacacaattatttcagaaaGCTAAACTATCGTCAACAACCACTGCAAACCACAATAATGAACATTTCTAATTTCCTCAATACTCAGCATCAACCTCTTGTATCCTTTCATTAACTCCAAAATGTTTACACTGACAAACCTAAAGAGGAAGTGCGTTGTGACCCCGAAGGCTCTATTTGACCATGAgaaccaaagcaaaaaaaaaaactgtcctgAGATGTTTCTGGCGCGTCATGGCCGCTGTTATCCTTCCCATGAACCATGAGCTTCACTTCAAACTTGGGAGCAACTGCTTTGTTTAGATCTCAAGCACTCACAAGAcccataaaacacaaacaaatgaatgatcaCAAGAAATACTTGGTAAGTTTCATTTCAATCTTAACAGGAGGTGGATATACTTTAGgccatcaatttgttttgcctCCAATTCCTGGCATTTAagctaaaagaaaaacacacacaatccaaaaaaaaaaccattcatCTTCATGTCAGCAGCAGGCATAATAACCCCCGCAGTTCACTTCCTGTCTCAACTTCTGCTCGCTGCTCCGCTAATGGGGGGTCATATATGTTTATGTACATGCATCATACTGTGTTCCCGTGGGCATGGAAATACCTTTAGCGTAATTTCTTGAGAATAACAAGCACAAAATCTTCAAAATCAGCCTTTTCTCTCCTACTTATGAATTCAATGCTCCACACTCACACGTCAAAACTTTTTCCTCAACAATCTGCTTCTATAACAGTTCTGAATACCAAAGTGTTGGCATCAttaatgtttgtttgaaaCATCACATGATTCCTCATCAgatgcttcatttttttccccccaggaGTTAATGAGTGATTCTAAACTGGATGTGATAATGCCAAATAGGGAGTGAGATAATCCTGAAAATGACTTTGGCATGCTGGCAGATGTGATGAGAGTTTGAGCAAACATGCTTAAGAGATGATTACAACTGCTGTGATGAGATTGAGGGCAGTAGAATCAATGAACAACAAATACCCGCAAAGCCTTTCAATTAACAGATTTGACTCTGTAGAATTGcattttgaaagaaagaaaaaaaaagcaatcgtTTTTCTGACATTCGAGACGATTAAGAGAGAAAAATCTCAGTTTTTCCACGATGAGACAATGTGATGAAATGATGACATGTGAGCTAAGAAGCATAGGAATAATCTTCTCTTATCTCCATCTTGTCTGCCGCTATTTCTCCCCTGGACAAATGTTAACACGGCAACGGCAAAGTGATCATTAGCTTATCTCGACGCCTTGTCTCAGCGCCTCCTCTCTAATCACACGCGCGCCGTTCCATTAGTCCATGTACGACGCAAAGCCGCCGAGTCAAATAAAGAGCGAGTTAAATGAGGCCGAGTGACATCTAGCCTGATGCATGCCTCTCTTCGCCTTTCACCTCTCGCTGCATACACACAAGGGAGATGACCTCAGTCAGCCTGGAgaactttttttaatagtcCCATTGTCTGTTGAGCTGAAAGTTGCACTCAATGATTTTGttaattaaaaacagaagTAGGAGTTTTTCCCAACTTAAATGACActgtggtattttttttactgcaaaaATATGATGGTAGCAATGGAATAAGAAATTTGCACGTTTGAtgcttgtgatttttttttatttgcagtgTAGCAGTACAGTTTGTTCCTTCAACTCCTCTTGCACATACAATCCTTCACATAGGAGTCAAATGAGCACAGAGCATTTAAATAGGACTTCACTTGTTCAAgttaagtaaataaatgtgagaaacatgacaacaaataaaaaaataaagtgactGTGTGTGTCAGATGTAGCCAATGATGTCCTTGCATATGATTGGCTGCCTGCTCCCCGACTTCATGAGAGCGGCAAAGTGGTAAAAGTCTGTGTCCAGCTCGTGAATGGCTGAATAGGACTGGTGGAAAAAGGGGACCTTTGGCTCAGATGCCACGACGGGACACGAGAGACGCTTGGGGGCGTTGGCTGATCTGCTGAGATGAGAGTCCACGGACCTCAACCTCACTCTCTCCTCCACGGACTTTGACAAGCCGACGAGTTTCCTCCGCATGTTGCCCAAAAGGCTTCGTCCCAATCTGCGTCTGGGTTTTGGTTTGAGCTCGGGGGGATCGGGACAATCGGGTAGGTCCATCCAGTTCTGTACGAGGTCCGCAAAGCTGTTGTCTCCCAAAACCAGAGGTTGGCGGCTGCGTCCTCTGGTCAGCAAAGCGTTGGCCCAGTCCTCCGGGTCGCCCGCCTCGAAGGACGTCCACCTCTCCAGACAAGCGTCTGACGTCGATTTGGGCCTAACGCGCCCGCCTGCCGCTCTGTTGGTGCGGAGGCAGGCCGAGGATGACACGCGTACGTTCCTCGTCCTCCTGAGGACCACCCCCTCGTCTTGCCACGACGCCTCAGAGTACCCGGAGTCCAAGTCCAAACTCTTGCGGCTACTGGGTGAGTTGAAGCCCAGACGACTACTGCGGCCGTCGTCCTCGTagtcatcctcctcttcctccagagGGGCGGCCAGGCAGCAGGCTGAGTCGTAGGTGCTGGCCGTGCTGGCGCTGGATATTCTGAGACGGGCACGCTGATCTCTGGGTCGGCAAGACAGCGGCACTGCGGACGGGTTGCCGACGGCAAAGATGGGGAGCTGGGTGTTGCTGGGAGGGCGAGCGTGTCTGCAAGCCACGGGACACGTCCTCCTCAGATGCTTCAGGTCTTGGAGGGATCTCATCATGTAGTTCATGTGCTCCCTCAAACACTCGCCGGACTCTCGGAGGCACAGCTAAGGAGTGACAAATAGCATGTTTAGACTGGTCACAAggtaatactttttttttttaagacactGAGAACTAGACTCTAGTTTATGCCTAATTGGACCTACTGAAGGGGTCTGGAAAATGTCAACGTCTGAGTGGAACACTTCTGCATATAATTGCTCATCTCTATTGTGAAGGTCGGCGATTCAAGGCAAAGCCAAAGTCCGTTCTTTGAGTTTGAATCTGGAATGATTCAAGGGGAAATCCAGACACGTGCACTCGTTTCTAACCAGTGTGCATTTCTCCAAAGTGAAAACATCTGCCGCATATCAAACGCGACTCTCGTGGATCTTAATTTAGCTCCAAAAATGGGAGTTTGTCTCTTTAAGAAAGTCGCCAGTGACAAACTAGGGCAATTTAATACCACAGTTTTCTCCTTGGGATAcatttctgattggctggaatGTTGTGGCCTCACACTTCAAATGTGTGAGGTATCATGTGATGCTGCGTGCGCGCGTGAGTGCGTACGCGCGGGACAGTGGAGGCTGACTGGGGATGCCAAAAAGTGTGGAAGAGTATTTAACACTCAGGAAAAACgagctataaaataaaattaaaatacaaaaaattgaACTTTTGTTCCATTATATGTACATTGCTGATAGCATCACTTTGATATAAAGTGTAGAGGAAAACTTACCATATCGTTTCCTCCGCCTCAGGGGAACGCAAACGAGGCTGCAATTTAAATCAGGAGCACCTTCCGCTGGAGTTTAAGtagaacaatttttttttcccatgtagtAGTGAAAAGCAGAGTCCCGAATGCCGGTGTTGTCTCCAGTTGCTCGGCCGAGTGCAGTTGTGCTGATGTGCGTGAAACTTTGCGTCTTGTTTTGGGTCTTTGCGCCTGGTGGGGCgagcagccaatcagagacaAAGTCCAAACAGCCAATCGGCGAAGCTCGCTCGCAAAGTAGCCAATCAGTGAACAGTGCGCAAGAAGCTCATTTGCGTAAACCCATCAGAGTAAACAATCTGATTTAGCAAGTAATGACTAATCAAATCATGGGAGGAAATAAATTACTATAGTTTTACAAAAGATTTGTAGCAGagcaacattttaatttgctcCTTTCCACTGATGATGCCAATGATCACAGTATGCAAATCCgaccgttttttttaataaaaaatagttATGATTTTGTTGATGACAaaattgttatattttattcagttatgtaggtgtacctaataaaataCTTCACCGTCCAAAAAGTTCATATTATACAGTCCATCATGTGGAGGTGTATCATATGTCAAAACGACAAATCagaattttgtatttttaaacacacttGTGCCCATTTGGGTCTCGGATGGTCTGAATTCAGACAAAGGGTGGATAATCACAGCTGGGCACATCTAgatgaacaaccattcacactcagtCACACCTACGGACCATTTTAAACCTTCAATGAGCCGATAAAATGGAATGTTTGCGGATTACCATTAGAAACACACGCAAGCACAGGGTCGATATGCAAATTGGACTCAGGAATTTGAACCCAGAGCCTTCCAGTTGTGAAGTAAACTAATCTCCAATCCAAAAACTCCCAAATTTAATTGAACAAAAGACACATGTTTTATGTTAGAAAATCTGTCAGTATTGTATGTATAAATGGCAGCAGGACGATACACCAGTTAATTGTACctactgccacctagtggaaAAGCATTTAATATTTCAAGTTCATTGTGGCGGTGACTAGAGGCAACTAAACAAATTTTAAATGTCTTCCATTAGATTGTAATATTAAATCCCGACCTGGCCCGCCCTGCTTATTTTGTCCAAATGCCTCCTAAATAAAGCCCGTGTTGCAGTGGTGATGGTTCATTGTCATTCAAGTATGTAGTAACAAATGCCTCAATCTGCACATTAATGGTCTGTTGATCCCAGACTGTCGTTCACTCACTAGTCACCGCTAGACTCTTTATGCTGATGTGATGGGAGCACTTGGGCCACAGTGGCTGCCGTTCAAGTGCAGCATTAGCATGAAGCAGAAGATAAGGGTGATATGCCCTAACACATCTGCATCACCTTTGACCATCACTAAATTGAACATCACATTCTCAGAAAGTCACTTTGTGTTGCATTTACCTGCAAATTGCACTCGTTCAATTAGTCACCGATCCGATATTTACATTGCAATGACTGCCTCCATGCAGATGCAACAGTACTCCTTAACCACTTAAATTTGTAATCAATTTTTAAGATGACAATCTTGTAATATGCCTAAATGTTATAAAAATTAAAGGTGGGATCCCTCGAATTTTTTCCCTTTGTCCCCATAGGTTGTGTCGAggcaatgacaaaaataggTCAAGTACTTTagtccacaagatggcgctaaAGGTAAACCTGTGTAATGTCTCCAATGGTGGTTAAGATAGTAAATGATTTATGTTGGtctattttttcccttcacaAAAACCTGCATTTGAAGAGCGGGGTGAATATTTACAAATCCGTTTTGAATTCAAATTAACCTGAAACAACTGTAGAATATTTTTGCTGGACGGTCATCCTGCCATAATAAATTAGCAATTTCTACGTATATGTCAGATAAGTGAACAATTGCTAATTGCATTACAGTTCATATGCATCAGCAATATTATACAATATAAAACTACAAAGTGCTATGTTTAAGTAGTAGAgttataataatttaaaagagTTACATTTAATGAATTTACTACAATTCAGTGATTCAATAGCGTACAAATAGCAGCAGGTACTGAACAATCAGCACGTTCGAATGCATTTCTTTAGTACTACAAACTTAAGAAAAATGCCAACCCTATGCAAACGGACcactttaaaagaaaatagcagCTAATGATAAATTCTAAATTACGACTCACCAAGTCCGCTTTTCGAATAATTGCGCAGGTCGATCGACACGTTCCAGCACTGGTAGTTGGTTCTATGAGATGAATAATTAGGTGCTTAATTAATCTAACTACAGCAAGGGGATTTTGGGTGAAAACCGTATGAACTCACCTCGAgctgcaaacaaacatttcattccTCGCGCCGCCCTGTCAACTTCCGCGCATTTGCGGATGTGCAAAATTTATTGGTGCTCAGTGTCAAGCCAAAGATGACTGATGTGACAAGAGCATAAATCCACAACAGGTGGTTCGTAGGATACCTGTTACATAAGCAACCATGAATCTAATGGGCGAGGGTCAAGTGATCTCtactttatttaaattaaatcataTAATGACTTTGAAGCACGTTTACTAataacccccccaaaaaaaccttTCCTGGAATTAGATTTTTGTCTCTCATTAATCAGTATATATTCAAGGAAGAATAATGGGAGAGAATggggaaggggggaaaaaaaggagttgtaaacaaaagtcaagtcaCACCCACATACAAAGCGGCTACTCCAGTATAAAAAGTGACACAAAGTTATTTCGCTACATAATTTTAAATTTGAGCAAGAACGTCGCCGTCTCATCTGCCttttaatactttttattCTGTAGGAATGTTAGATCATTTGTGCAGATAACTAATAAGAGTTAATAGCCATCATGTTGAGTCATGCAGAACAATACAAGCTATGAATGATGATGAACCTATGTAAACgttatcaacaacaacaacaacaacaaacaaaacaattccgATATAACTCATATCTGGAGTCCAGGTGTGTGCTTCTTCTCTTTAAAAATAAGATTGATGTGATTAAAAACGGAATAATGGGACTCACTATAAGGAAAATGAAagcattatatatatatatatatatatatatatatatatatatatatatatatatatatatatatatatatatatatatatatatatatataaaacattaaaGAAGTTggcaaaaaatagaaaataagaataaatgcTGATTTCGTGGTCATAGCCCAAAGAGCGTTAACATCGAGTGGACACGCTGCAAGGCTGCTGGGCTTGGCAGTCTCTTGCAGGAGGAAAAGCGAGATGGTGGCCGGCCAGTGCAGTCGTTCAAGATGCACGTTCAGTTCTACGAGAGCTCCTCTGCGAAGAGACACAAACAAGTGCCGTGAATATGCTGACTCGGCACACGGACGGTTCTTGCTCCTGACGCTCACCTGCTCTCAGAAGAGGCCGCAGTCCTTCAGGTTGTTCTTGATGATGACGTCAGTGACGGCGTCGAACACAAACTGCACGTTCTTGGTGTCGGTGGCGCACGTAAAGTGGGGATAGATCTCCTTGGTGTCCTTCTTCTTGTTCAGGTCCTCAAATTTAGTCTGGATGTACGTCTGCGCCTCCTCGTACTTATTGGGGCCTGAAGGGGGCGACGACGAGATTGACGCTCAgcaccaaaatattagaaacacctCTTTGCTGGCATACTTGAGTTTCCATACCGGTGTACTCGGGGAAGCAGATGGTCAGGGGGCTCTGGGTGATCTTCTCCTGAAACAGGTCCTTCTTgttgaggaagaggatgatggAGGTCTCCGTGAACCACTTGTTGTTGCAGATGGAATCAAACAGCTTCATGCTCTCGTGCATGCGGTTCTGGGTGGGACAAAgatgaaagacatttttgaaGGGAACAATCATTGAAAACCTGACAACATAACCACGATCACAAGACAGGAATTAGATCAGGTGCAACGTTGCCATGTTGCGAACTCACCATCTCTTCATCTTCAGCCAGGACCAGGTCGTAAGCGCTCATGGCCACACAGAAGATGATGGCCGTGACGCCCTCGAAGCAGTGGATCCATTTCTTCCTTTCTGAGCGCTGGCCTCCAACATCAAACATcctgcaaaaacacaacacgcaCATATAACCTTTaagcgttgtttttttttttgggaaccAAGATGGCAAGCGTGCAGGAGCCACATCACACGGCTTCCATGTTATCCTCTTGCAGACTTGTCAACACTTCCTCTTTGTGAGCAGCTGCTTTGGGAACAACACAAGGCTGTGCCGGTGTATTTTTCAACTCATTTGACTTATTCATGGGGCTGCGTGCGTTCAGGGTGCTCATGTGCAGCGTTTCCAGCTGCTAAAGGTGGAGTGAGGACACCAGCGATGGTGTTTTATGATGCGGCGATCAAGGTAAGCACTTTTCACAAGCGCGCTTTGGTTTGTTAAAGACAAGCTCCCGGCTGAGTAAGCACAGCTCATTATAATACTGACACACTTTAGAAGGCTTCATAGTTGCCGCTTTGTGTGTGCACGGGAACTCAAAGGGCCTCAGCCAATATAAACACAAGTTGCAGCCGTTTTATGTTCTCACTCCAAAATAAGACAACCAGACACAATTATGAGGTTTAATTATTATGCACAGCCTTTTAAGAAGCCATGCATGGGTGTGTGACCTCTTGATAAGTAGCCTGGCCAAGTGTATGGTGTGGTGTGGTGGGAAGAGTCGTACTTGAAGTGCAGGTCTTTAAAGGTGAAGTGTGTTTCCACAATGCCTGTGGTCTTGACTCGGGTTCGCAGCACATCTTGCTGGGTGGGGATGTAATCAGGCTTGGCTATCCTCTCCAAATCGTTCAAATAGCTGGGTGGGGGAAggaaagccaaaaaaaaaaaaccagttaATATTCATCATGTGGTGTGCACTGGAATGGATGGAAAGGTTCCTTCAATTCAAAGCCTCACATACTCCCCCCATCTCCCTCACACAAGCCTGAGAAAAATAGAAAGTAGCTCAAACTGGCTGGGCAACAACATC
Encoded proteins:
- the LOC119122568 gene encoding PAK4-inhibitor inka2-like, whose amino-acid sequence is MLCLRESGECLREHMNYMMRSLQDLKHLRRTCPVACRHARPPSNTQLPIFAVGNPSAVPLSCRPRDQRARLRISSASTASTYDSACCLAAPLEEEEDDYEDDGRSSRLGFNSPSSRKSLDLDSGYSEASWQDEGVVLRRTRNVRVSSSACLRTNRAAGGRVRPKSTSDACLERWTSFEAGDPEDWANALLTRGRSRQPLVLGDNSFADLVQNWMDLPDCPDPPELKPKPRRRLGRSLLGNMRRKLVGLSKSVEERVRLRSVDSHLSRSANAPKRLSCPVVASEPKVPFFHQSYSAIHELDTDFYHFAALMKSGSRQPIICKDIIGYI
- the LOC119122571 gene encoding guanine nucleotide-binding protein G(i) subunit alpha-2-like, whose amino-acid sequence is MGCTVSQEDKAAAEKSKMIDKSLREDGEKAAREVKLLLLGAGESGKSTIVKQMKIIHEDGYSEEECKQYRAVVYSNTIQSIMAIIKAMSNLKIDYEEAGRADDARQLFALSAAAEEQGILPDDLSNVIQRLWADGGVQSCFTRAREYQLNDSASYYLNDLERIAKPDYIPTQQDVLRTRVKTTGIVETHFTFKDLHFKMFDVGGQRSERKKWIHCFEGVTAIIFCVAMSAYDLVLAEDEEMNRMHESMKLFDSICNNKWFTETSIILFLNKKDLFQEKITQSPLTICFPEYTGPNKYEEAQTYIQTKFEDLNKKKDTKEIYPHFTCATDTKNVQFVFDAVTDVIIKNNLKDCGLF